A segment of the Chryseobacterium scophthalmum genome:
AAAACCAGCAACTAAAACCAATCAACTTAAAATTATTTGATAAAAAAAAGAATCTCTTTTGGAGACTCTTTTCTTTTTTGTTAGTTTATACTAAGTTGTTTGCTACCAAGTATTCTGCAATTTGTACTGCGTTGGTTGCAGCGCCTTTTCGCAGATTGTCTGCTACAATCCAGAGGTTTAGTGTTTTCGGTTGCGAGAGATCTCTTCTGATTCTTCCGACGAAAACTTCGTCTTTGCCTTCTGAGTAGAACGGCATAGGATATTCGTTATTTTTTACGTTATCCATTACGACAACTCCCGGTGTTTCAGATAAGATTTTTCTTACTTCATCCAATTCAAATTCGTTTTCAAATTCGATGTTTACACTTTCAGAGTGACCTCCTTGTACAGGGACTCTTACCGCCGTTGCCGTTAAATTGAATGTATCGTCACCTAAAATTTTCTTAGGTTCTTTCATTAATTTAATTTCTTCTTTGGTGTAATCATCATCCGAAAATACATCACAATGTGGCAATGCATTTTTGAAAATCTGATAAGGATAAACTTTAGCAACAGAATCATCTCCGCTGATTTCCCCGTTCAACTGATCTACAGCAGCTTTTCCGGTTCCAGTTACAGACTGATAAGTAGAAACAATGACTCTTTTTAAGTCGTATTTTTTATTCAATGGACCTAAAACCATTACCAACTGAATGGTAGAACAGTTTGGATTTGCAATAATCTTGTCTTCTTTTGTTAAAACATCGGCATTGATTTCCGGAACTACTAATTTTTTAGTTGGATCCATTCTCCAAGCTGAAGAATTATCGATAACGGTAATGCCTGCTTCGGCAAATTTTGGTGCATATTCTAAAGAAGTATCACCTCCTGCAGAGAAAATTGCGATATCCGGTTTGGCAGCTATAGCGTCGTCGATGCTTACGATAGTATAATCTACCTGTTTATACTTCACCTGTTTACCAATAGATCTTTCCGAAGCTACCGGAATTAATTCTGTTACAGGGAAATTTCTCTCTTCGAGAACTTTAAGCATCACTTGTCCAACCATTCCTGTTGAACCTACTACAGCTACTTTCATTGAATAAATAAAATTATTAAGTTAATATATAATTAAGCTCCAAAGACTCTTGTCCATGGAAATGCGAATGCAAATAAACCTACTGCGATTAATCCCATAATCACGATTCCTAAAGAAATGGTGTCATTAGATTTTACTTTTTTATTGACGATGGTCATCAAAACTGCAGCAATTAACATAGAAAACGGATGCTCTACATACTGAAATCTTAAGTCAGCGTTTTTCATTACAGCTCCCATATCCAATCCTTTAGTAAAGTTCATAATCAGCATAACGATCCCGATTGTAAACTGAACGTGGAAGAAGATCATTGTAAATAAAGTAACTTTTTTCAGTAACTTGTTTACTTTTCCGCTATATCCGAACATTACGGTTAATAAAGCAACGATGAATAGTGCTGTTAATCCGAGTTCCAAATAGGCAAAACCTTTATGGGCGCTCAGTAAAATTTTGTAAAAATCCATACTTCTATTTTTTCTATTTTTAAAGTATACAAATATAAAAAAATCCCAGCGATAAAGCTGGGATTTGATATGTAATAAAAATGAATTTATTAGAAGTTGAAAGATAAATTGGCTGCCCAAGTTCTTCCGAATCCAAAGAATACTCTGTTTGAAGTATCAATACCTTTGTAGAAATTCGCTGGATTGTTGATGTAAGTATTATACAATGCCTGTGCTTGTGCATCTGTATTTGTAGGAGTTTTGAAGTCTCCAACATTTTTCACAAAATTATTTGTTGCTCCATCAGCGATGTAAGTAGTATCAAACAAGTTATAAATGTTTGCTCCTACTGTAAAGTACTGAGCTGTATTTTTTAATCTGATTTTAAATGACGCTCCTATATCGAAAAGATTGAAATCTGGCAATTGAAGAGATCCTCTCTGCTGATTAGCTACCGTAGTGAAGGTTGCTGCATCGATAGAAGAATATAATTTTCCAACATATCTCCAAGTACCATAGATATTAAGATCTTTAACCGGTCTCACTGTAGCACCTAAAGATGCGGTAACTTGTGGAATACTGTTACTACTACTTCCTCCAACTTTTACTCCATCTAAATAAAGTGTATTTGTAGTTTTATTTCCAACTACAGCAACAGGGTTGTTGTTGTCATCAAAGTTAGTTCCTGTAGCATTACCTTTATATTGGTAATCTCCATAAGATAGCATACCTTGGAATTCTAAGAAATGGAATGGCTTATAAACTGCATCTACTTCTACACCCATGTGTAATTGGGTGATACCACTGATCTCAGAATATCCATTTACAGTACCAATTCCTGTTGGAGTTGTAGGATCTGCAACTTCAAATACCTGGTTACTTCTTCTCAACCATCTATCTTTCCATTCAGTTCTGTATAAGTTAATATTTGCTGTTAATTTAGGAGATCTGAAACCGTAACCAATTTCCGCAGAGAAAATTTTCTCATTTGTTAAATTAGGATTTACAACCTGTAAGTTACTAGGATAAACAGAGTTCATAAAAGGCTGCTTGCTATAGTAACCGATATTAGCAAATACATTGTGGTAATCGTTAATATTGTAGTTAGCTCCCCCTTTTACATTATATCCAAATAAATCTTTGAATCCAGTTTTAGTATTAACTGTTTGACCTTGTTGCATTGTAACACCATCTTTCACAAAGTTATCGATTCTTTGATAAGATTGATTAGAAACTGACCCTTGTACAAATGCAGAAAGATTGTCTTTAGAATATTCTACTTGTGCAAAACCGCTATACCAAAGAACTTCACCATCATTGCTATATCCTACCTGATCAGAAATAGGAGCTGTTTTTCCTCCGAAAGGATTCCAAGAAAGCTTTTTATAATCATACACATTGTTTGCTATATAAGAAGGAGCAACATTTTTGTTTCCATCTTCTTTATAACCTGCTGCACCATAAAGATCAGATATTACCTGATAGTGATACCCGTAATAATATCTATCATCAGTTCCTACTGAGAAACTCCAATTATCATTTACTTTATGTTGGAAATTAGCTAAAATACCATACCAGTTGTGAGAGTTCACACTTGATCTACGGATAAGTGTATTTCTAGCTGCAGAAGTATTTAAATTAACTGCACCATTAGCTGCAAAAACTGCATCATAATCGAAATGCCCAGTATTATCGTAGAAGCCAGTCATTGTTTTGTTGGTTACTCTACCTAAATCTCCGGTACCTCCACCTCTACCATTAGACATGTATAAAACCGTTGAAAGTTTTGACTTTTCGTTCATCGTCCAGTCCCAGTTTAACATCATCACCGGCTTAGCATAATAGTTTGCTCTGTTTGCAATAGCATATCTGTCACCATTAGCTCCTGTTTTATATCCAAAATCAGAATTGTATTGTCTGTATGGGCTACCGTCGTTATCCGGATTAAATTTAATATAATTTGCAATCGTTGGAGCAAATGTTCTTTGATCGTGCCATTGTGGAGAAGACGTCAAAGTAAACTGAAAGTTATGTTTTTTGTTTGCTTCCCATCCTAATGCAAAATAATAAGCGTAAGCTTCAAAATCAGTATTTTCAATATAAGTTCCTCCAGAAGTTCTGCTCATTAAAAATGAAGAAGCCCAACCATTTTCACTTTTTCCTGTATTATATGCAAAAGATGTTTTTAAATAATCATCATTACCTAATCCCAAACGTACAACTCCTCCTTTCTTCATATCTGCTGTACGAGTAACGAAGTTCATTGTACCTCCAACAGAAGCGATTCCTAATTTAGAAGAACCTAAACCTCTCTGAGTTTGCATGAAACTAGTTACATCAGCAAGACCAGTCCAGTTAGAAAAATAAACAGAACCACCTTCCATGTCATTTACAGGCATACCGTTTACCATTACAGCGATGTTTCTTGATTCGAAACCTCTCATGGTGATACCTCCGTCTCCAAAACCACCTCCAGATTTTGTAGCGTATACAGATGGCGTTGTGTTTAAAATCTCAGTAAGTTCCTGATTTCCTAATCTTTCGATGATTTGTGCTGCCTTAATAGTAGAAGCAGCAACTGGTGTTTTTCTATCTTTAGCGATATCGGTTACACCTTGTAAAATAACTTCCTCAATGTCTTTAGACTTGGTTTTTACCGAGTCTTGAGTTTCTTGTGCGTAATATACACTTGCCGTAGAAAGCGTGATTAACACAGTTAGCATCGATTTGTTGATTAATTTCATAATCGTAAGTAATAGTTAGAATTAAATTTTATGCAAAATTCGACAAATAAAATTTAACTATTATTAACTGAATGTTAATTTTTAACTATTCTTAACAAAGCTTAATTTGTTGATTTTCAGAACAAAATACAAAAATCGAATTATGAGGTGAAAAAAATCATATTATTTAATTTTTAACAAAATACCTTTGTTTTTATTAAAAATATAATGTTTTACATAACAGCTTTTAAACTTAAATCGATATTATTAGCAGAATGAGTAAGCGCTCCGACAGAGATAAAAGTAACTCCTGTGGTAGCAATATCTTTCAGCTGATCTCTTGTAATTCCACCAGAAGCTTCGCTCTCACAAGAGCCATCGATTAGCTTAACTGCTTTTTTCATTGTGGCAACATCCATATTGTCGAGCATAATTCTATCAACCTTTGCATTGATCGCTTCCTGTACTTCTTCAAGATTTCTGGTTTCGACTTCGATCTTCAGTTTTTTCTTCGACTTTTTCACATAGTCTTTTGCCATTTTTACGGCGTTGGTAATGCTCCCGTTATAATCTATATGATTATCTTTCAACATAATCATATCATACAAACCGTATCTATGATTGGTTCCGCCACCGATGGCAACTGCCCATTTTTCACAAACCCTGAAATTAGGTGTGGTTTTTCGCGTATCTAAAAGTTTTGTTTTTGTACCGATTAATCTAGAATCCCAATCATGAGTTAATGTAGCGATCCCACTCATTCTCTGCATACAATTGAGAACTAACCTTTCTGTTGAAAGAATTGATCTTGCACTTCCTGTTACAATAAATGCGATATCGCCTGCTTTTGCAACGTCACCGTCTTTAATGTAATTTTCAACTACTAAATTTTTATCAAAAGTTTTAAAAATAATTTCGGCCAGCTCAACACCTGCCAAAATACAGTTTTCTTTTACCAAAAGTTTTGCACTTTGCTGAAGATCTTTAGGAATTGTAGACAAAGTAGAGTGATCTCCATCCTGAATATCTTCTTCTAAAGCATTTTTTATAAACTGCTTTAAAACTTTATCTGTAACGTAGCTTGGTCTTTTCATGATCCTTATTTAATAATCAATTATGCTTGAACTAAATCTTTATTATAAAATGCACCTTTATTTTGAGTCATTTCCATCGATTGGGTGATAATCAGATGTGCAACTGTTGTAAGGTTTCTTAATTCTGAAAGTTGCGGCGAGAGGATAGAGTAATGATAAATTTCGTCAACGGCAGCAGCAATTTCTGCATGTTTCTGCAACGCCATTTTTAGTCTGTTATTGCTTCTCACAATTCCTACCAGATTGCTCATCATTTCTTGGAGTTGTTTTCTGAGGTAAGAAACAATGACCATTTCGTCAATAATTTTCATTCCTTCTTCATTCCATTCGGGAACAGCTTTTAAATCATCAAAATTAAAATTGTTTTCTTTTAATAATTCTACCGTTTTCATCGCTGCGTTGTGGCCAAAAACCAAACCTTCCAATAAAGAGTTTGAAGCCAGTCTGTTTGCTCCATGAAGCCCGGAATTGGTGCATTCTCCGACAGCGAATAAATTATTTAATGAAGATTGCCCATCTTTATCTACATCAATTCCTCCCATTAAATAATGACACGCAGGAACGACTGGAATAAGCTGGGTGAAAGGATCAACGCCTTCACTTTTACATTTTTTATAAATATTTGGGAAATGTTCTAGAAATTTTTCCTGATTCATTTCACGACAATCGAGACCAACATATTCATCACCTGTGATTTTCATCTCGGCGTCGATAGCTCTTGCCACGATGTCTCTTGAAGCCAATTCTTCCCTCTCATCATATTTTTGCATAAACTTCTCCCCTCTTTTGGTTCTCAATTTTGCTCCGTCACCACGAACTGCCTCAGAAATTAAAAACAACATTCCATCAATCTTACTGTACAAAGCAGTTGGATGAAACTGATAATATTGCATATTAGTCACTTTACCTTTTGCACGAGCAACGAAAGCGATTCCGTCTCCGGTTGCAATGGTAGGATTGGTCGTATTTTTATAAACATGACCAGCTCCGCCTGTAGCAACCAATGTAATCTTGGAAGTGATTTTTTTTATTGATTTTGATTTTTCATCTAAAATATAGGCACCATAACAATTAATTTCACCTTCATTTAATTCTTTTCCGGGAACATGGTGCTGCGTAATGATATCGATTACGTAATGATGATCAAGAATTTCTATATTCGGGCTGTTTTTAACTGTTTGAAGCAAAGCTCTTTCAATCTCAAAACCAGTAATATCTTTGTGATGTACAATTCTGTTTTCCGTATGACCGCCTTCCCTTCCTAAAGCAAATTCGCCATTTTTCTTATCAAAATTGGCGCCCCATTCTACAATTTCATTAAATCTTGCAGGAGCCTCTCTTACGACCATTTCTACAACATCACGTTTGTTTTCACCGTCGCCGGCTCTCATGGTATCTTCGATGTGTTTTTCGAAATTATCATTTTTAGAATCGGTAACCACCGCCAAACCACCTTGAGCATATTTGGTATTGCTCTCGTCTTCGTCTGATTTTGTTACAATGATTATTTTGGCATCGGGGAATTGTTCTGAAACTTTTATGGCATAAGATAATCCGGAAATTCCGGAACCAATCACTAATACATCCGCTTTTATCATATTCTTGCTTTAAGACAATCGTCTAAATAATTAAATAAATTTAAACAATTTTTCGTTTGGTTTTCTTACTTTTTTCATGTGTTGGAATTGATCTTCTTCTGATCTGTAGCCCAAAGCCAAAGTAACTGTTACTTTTTCTTTTTCAGAATCTATATTTAAAATTTCTTCAATGATATCTTGCCTGAAACCTTCCATCGGACAGGTATCAACACTTTCAATCGCAGCTGCATACATTAAATTGGCTAAAACGATATAAGATTGTTTTTCTGCCCAGTTTAAAATATCATCATGCTCCTGTCTTCCAAAATGACCAGTAATACTTTTTCTGAATAAATCTAAATTTTCCACTGGTTGATCGCGCACTTCGGAGATGTGTCTGAAATATCCATCAAGATATGTCTCTTCAATATTTTTTTTTGAAACTAAAATAATGAGATGTGAACATGTAGAAATTTGTGAAGGATTGTAGAAAGCCGGTATTAACTTCTCCTTCATTTCTAGACTTTCCACTACGAATATTTTATAAGGCTGAAGTCCCAATGAGCTTGCCGCCAGTTTTCCAGACTCAAGAATATTGAGAAGGGTATCTTGCGGAATAATCATTTCGGGATTGAATTTTTTTACAGAATATCTTCTGCTTAAAGCTTCCAAATAATTCATAACAACAAATTTAAGAATTGATGCCGAATAAAGGATGCTTTAAGCAAAATATCTATTTGGAAATTCTTTAAATAAAAAAGGATCTGCCTCAATGATGAGACAGATCCTTTATAAATCTAAATGAATCAGTTAATTACTGACCTTTAATTTTGAAATCATCAATTTCCCACGTTGCCGCTGCGGAAGGTGTTGAAGTATATTTAAATGCAATTCTTACATTTTTCCCTAAGAATGCTGATAAGTCTACGTTTCCTGAGCTTACCCAGTCACCAAACGCTGCAGTATTTGTATCTAATAATGCAGGCAGAGCTACCCAAGTAGTAGTTGCAGGATTTCCTGTATAATTTTCTGTAGCGTAAACCTGAAGAGCAGGCCCGGAATATCTTACATCAGATGTAAAGTTTACTGCTGCTTTAGTTTTTCCTACTAAACTAATTGATTTTGAAATCAACCAATCTTCGTTTGTATTATTTAACACTCCATTCACAACAGCATAATAATTTGTTCCATTACCTTGATTTGAAGTAGCCCAAACCTGAGCTCCAGCTACGTTTACAGTTGTCCAATCTGTACTGAAACCTCCTGCTGCAAAATCATCTTTGTACAATACCGGAAGCGGAGTATATACAGAACCATCACATCTAGGATTATCTAAATCTATGTCACTCAATCTTGTAATCCAAAGTTGATACGTACCATTGAAAATGCTTGCAATTGCATACACATCACCTTTTCCTCCTTCAACTTCTGTAGCACTTGCTTTTCTAGGATCTGTATTTGTTCCGAAATCAGCCAAGCCACTGGTTCTAAGAAGAATTTTGTTTCCATTACAGTCTTGCAAAGTTCTGTTGGTTTGGGCAGTACCACTTGCATATGTTTTTCCCAAATCTCCATCGATGAACTGTAAATCTTTAATCTTGATCCATCTACCAACATCTGCTGTTGTAAGAGATGTAATTGTTCTTTCGGTTGCAACGACCGGACGAGTAACAGTATTGGTATCGAAGAAACTCTTGTACATATTCGCTTCTTCTACTTGCCCAAACTGCGTACCACTTGAATTTGTAAATAAACCTCCTATTTGAATTTCTCCATTTACATCTTTAAGATACAATCCTTTTAGTTTAATATAAACATCTTTACCCAATCTAAAGCGGTTGTCTAAAAACAGATCTAATTTGTTCATATTAACTCTGATACCTCCCGTTGCATCTTCTACATAGACATATTTATATAAATTTCCTGTTGCATCGTTTGCTACAACTTGAGCTTTAACGTAGAAATCACCTGTAATTTCAGTCCAGTTTGCTGCTGTGTTTAATTGCTTTACTTCAGCAATTGTTTTTAACGTTAATCCATTCGCACTGAATTGACAAGGATTAGACGTTAATCCATCTAAACGTGCAAAATGCTCATCTACACCATCTCCATCTTTATCGCCTTCCATATCCAAATCTGCTACCCTGTTGATATACATTTGGTAGTTAGAATTGAATTTACTGAAGATTCCTACAAACTTTCCTTTTCCTGCAGGTACAATTTGGTTTGCAAACGAAGCAAAACCACTATTTCTTACCGCTGCCGTTTTAAGGTATTTTTTATTTACACTATCCCAACCTTCACCAATAGTTTTATCTACCGTTACACCATTAGGTGCAAATTGAGTACATAGTGCTCTTGCGTCAAATTCTACATTATTGATTTGTATCAAACATCCGATAAAATCATCATTTAGAGTAACCATCTCAGACATAGTCATCACCTTCGGAATAATGTTTTCTCTAATCTCACAATCTCTGAAAATACGGTTTTTGATTTCTTTTTCAGGAACTCTTGTTCCCGCAGGAGTAATCATTCCTAATTGCTTTACCCCACCATAAGTAGTTATTGCTAAATCTTTTACCTGAATATAAACTTTTGATCCTTGTGGAAATTTAGTATATAAGCTTACTGCATCCAAGCTAACCGTTAAACCATCTGTAGGATTTACTGGAGCATCTTGTACATAAAGAGTTTTATAAATGTTTCCTGTTTCGTCTGAAGAAGAAACATATGCTTCAACATAGGCATTCTCTGCAATTGCTACGTTTTGAGGCTTTAGCTTCAAGTCATGTAATGTCCATTTTGTAAAACCATTTTTAGGGTCAGTATAATAACTTGCTGTTTTACACTCATACCCTGTAAGATTAGGATCATCATATTTATCGTCATGTACACAGCCTGTAATAAACAAAGCTGTAATCATCACTAAAATATATTTTAAAACTGAATTATATTTTTTCATTGTCTTTTTATTTTAGAATCTTAAATAAACATTTGTAAAGAATGTTGTCCCTCTGTCATACCAAAGTTTTGGCCCAAAATATGGTGTTTGTCTCTGAGCGTCTACCAAAGCTTCATTAAAGTTTACATTTCTTCCTTGCTCAAACCCTCCGGTAACATAGTTTCTGTTATTAAGAATATTATTAACTGATAAACTGATTCCCATTCTGTATTTACCTAAAAGAAATGACTTTCCTGCATTGGCATTCAACATAAACTGATTATCAAATTTTTTCTGAGCGGTAATTTGCTGAAGAAGCTCAGGCGTTACGTTAGCATACGGATCATTATCTAAAATATTAGTGTACATGTATGGCGTTTTATTTAACGCTGAGAAATCAAGATATTGATCCATCAAGTAATTTGCCGATGCACCAACCCACCAATACTTTGGAGAATTATACTTCAATCCTAAAGAGAATGCTTTTTGAGGAGTACCTGCAACTTTAAAATCTTTAATATTTGCTTTCCCCCAAGTGTTGTCAGAACTTCTAAAACCGTTTAAGTCATCAAAAGTAGAAACCTCAGGATTATTGGTATATTTGTATTCACCAATACTTGCAGCACCAATAGCATTTAAGGTAGGAGTAATCTTTAAATCAAAACCAAGTTCTGCTCCCACATATCTTTTATCTACTCCACTCATCGCTTCATTCACTAATGTACTGAAAGAATTCCCTAAAGTACCATCATTTACATCAGCATAATATCTTGAAATCTCTGTAGAATTACTAATCGTAGTATAATAACCAGTTAACCTAAGTTTTAAAACCTGCCCTCTCATAATGTAGCTTATATCATTAGAGTTGATAATTTGGTTTTTAACTCCCGGTGTAAGATAGTCTACAGCTCTAGGGTTGATATAGATTTCGTTTAAAGTTGGAGCCAAACTAAAGAAGGCACCATTATAAACGATAAAGTTTTTACCATTGATTTTGTACGTTACTTTTGCTTTTAAACCAGCATCTAAAGCATCATACACACTGCTTTTACCTTTAGAATTATCTTTAAATCTTAAAAGCCCGCTTCTATAATCACCATCTCTCTGAGATTCGGAGTATGATGTAAAGATTGATGCTACAACATTAAATTTATTAAAATCTACTTCTGATGAAACGTTTAATGAATAATGGTCTCTCAAAAGCTCATAAGAATACTGTGTTCTGTCTCCCACTCTTACTTCTACATTCTCATCATCAGCATTGTATTTTGCATCATTATTAAATGCATTTAAATTCACAGCATAATCTGCGCCTAATAAATCTTTAATTCTTCTAAAATTATCTGATCTTAAATTCTGATAATTAAAATTGATATTCAATTTCCAGTTTTCCTTTAATCTTGTATCAAAGTGAGACGCAAAATTGAATGTCTTATCTCTGTTTACATCCTCTACAATAGTATAGACAGCCTCTCTTTTGGAACCATCCATATTTTTCTTATTAAGGTAATTTGCCTGATAAAGACTGTTCCAATCGATTTGTGACTGCGCTCTAAATTCATCCGCAGTATAATTACCAAAACTCGGTAATTTTCTGTAATAAGTAGGATTCGGGTCTGATGCGTGGAACCAGTCTAGTCTGCTTCTTGCATCGCTTCCAATTTGATAAGAAACTGTATTGATCCAGTTTGAATTTTTACCGATTTTCAAATAATCCGTAAGCATAAACATCGGTTCGAATACTTTTCTGATTCTTGAGTTTCTCTTTTCACCATCTTGCCATCCCCAGTATGAGTTGTAATCTTTACCCATGATGTCATAAACTTCCTGGGTATTTGGTGAGTTTGAAGCTCTGTAAGTAGGAGATCCAAAACCAGTAAAGTTAATTGAATGTCTTTCGCTGAATTTTTTCTCAACTGATGCGAAATAAGCATAAGCATCCTGGTAAACACCATCGATGATAGCCTGATCTCCCCATCTTCTACTTCCAGAAACTGTAAATGCCCAACCATTTTTAGTCATTCCTGAAGAATAAGTTGCCATTGCTCTGTGCAAATAACTTCTATTCGTAAATGAATAAGCTAAAGAGGTCTGTTTTCTGTAAGAAGAAGCTCTTGTATTGTAATAAGCAACACCTCCCAAGTTACCAAAAGCATATTCTGAAGGTGTGATGTTATCCACATTTTCATAAGGATATCTTGTTACATCA
Coding sequences within it:
- a CDS encoding aspartate-semialdehyde dehydrogenase gives rise to the protein MKVAVVGSTGMVGQVMLKVLEERNFPVTELIPVASERSIGKQVKYKQVDYTIVSIDDAIAAKPDIAIFSAGGDTSLEYAPKFAEAGITVIDNSSAWRMDPTKKLVVPEINADVLTKEDKIIANPNCSTIQLVMVLGPLNKKYDLKRVIVSTYQSVTGTGKAAVDQLNGEISGDDSVAKVYPYQIFKNALPHCDVFSDDDYTKEEIKLMKEPKKILGDDTFNLTATAVRVPVQGGHSESVNIEFENEFELDEVRKILSETPGVVVMDNVKNNEYPMPFYSEGKDEVFVGRIRRDLSQPKTLNLWIVADNLRKGAATNAVQIAEYLVANNLV
- a CDS encoding TonB-dependent receptor, producing MKLINKSMLTVLITLSTASVYYAQETQDSVKTKSKDIEEVILQGVTDIAKDRKTPVAASTIKAAQIIERLGNQELTEILNTTPSVYATKSGGGFGDGGITMRGFESRNIAVMVNGMPVNDMEGGSVYFSNWTGLADVTSFMQTQRGLGSSKLGIASVGGTMNFVTRTADMKKGGVVRLGLGNDDYLKTSFAYNTGKSENGWASSFLMSRTSGGTYIENTDFEAYAYYFALGWEANKKHNFQFTLTSSPQWHDQRTFAPTIANYIKFNPDNDGSPYRQYNSDFGYKTGANGDRYAIANRANYYAKPVMMLNWDWTMNEKSKLSTVLYMSNGRGGGTGDLGRVTNKTMTGFYDNTGHFDYDAVFAANGAVNLNTSAARNTLIRRSSVNSHNWYGILANFQHKVNDNWSFSVGTDDRYYYGYHYQVISDLYGAAGYKEDGNKNVAPSYIANNVYDYKKLSWNPFGGKTAPISDQVGYSNDGEVLWYSGFAQVEYSKDNLSAFVQGSVSNQSYQRIDNFVKDGVTMQQGQTVNTKTGFKDLFGYNVKGGANYNINDYHNVFANIGYYSKQPFMNSVYPSNLQVVNPNLTNEKIFSAEIGYGFRSPKLTANINLYRTEWKDRWLRRSNQVFEVADPTTPTGIGTVNGYSEISGITQLHMGVEVDAVYKPFHFLEFQGMLSYGDYQYKGNATGTNFDDNNNPVAVVGNKTTNTLYLDGVKVGGSSSNSIPQVTASLGATVRPVKDLNIYGTWRYVGKLYSSIDAATFTTVANQQRGSLQLPDFNLFDIGASFKIRLKNTAQYFTVGANIYNLFDTTYIADGATNNFVKNVGDFKTPTNTDAQAQALYNTYINNPANFYKGIDTSNRVFFGFGRTWAANLSFNF
- the nadC gene encoding carboxylating nicotinate-nucleotide diphosphorylase — translated: MKRPSYVTDKVLKQFIKNALEEDIQDGDHSTLSTIPKDLQQSAKLLVKENCILAGVELAEIIFKTFDKNLVVENYIKDGDVAKAGDIAFIVTGSARSILSTERLVLNCMQRMSGIATLTHDWDSRLIGTKTKLLDTRKTTPNFRVCEKWAVAIGGGTNHRYGLYDMIMLKDNHIDYNGSITNAVKMAKDYVKKSKKKLKIEVETRNLEEVQEAINAKVDRIMLDNMDVATMKKAVKLIDGSCESEASGGITRDQLKDIATTGVTFISVGALTHSANNIDLSLKAVM
- the nadB gene encoding L-aspartate oxidase; protein product: MIKADVLVIGSGISGLSYAIKVSEQFPDAKIIIVTKSDEDESNTKYAQGGLAVVTDSKNDNFEKHIEDTMRAGDGENKRDVVEMVVREAPARFNEIVEWGANFDKKNGEFALGREGGHTENRIVHHKDITGFEIERALLQTVKNSPNIEILDHHYVIDIITQHHVPGKELNEGEINCYGAYILDEKSKSIKKITSKITLVATGGAGHVYKNTTNPTIATGDGIAFVARAKGKVTNMQYYQFHPTALYSKIDGMLFLISEAVRGDGAKLRTKRGEKFMQKYDEREELASRDIVARAIDAEMKITGDEYVGLDCREMNQEKFLEHFPNIYKKCKSEGVDPFTQLIPVVPACHYLMGGIDVDKDGQSSLNNLFAVGECTNSGLHGANRLASNSLLEGLVFGHNAAMKTVELLKENNFNFDDLKAVPEWNEEGMKIIDEMVIVSYLRKQLQEMMSNLVGIVRSNNRLKMALQKHAEIAAAVDEIYHYSILSPQLSELRNLTTVAHLIITQSMEMTQNKGAFYNKDLVQA
- a CDS encoding NAD(P)H-dependent oxidoreductase; amino-acid sequence: MNYLEALSRRYSVKKFNPEMIIPQDTLLNILESGKLAASSLGLQPYKIFVVESLEMKEKLIPAFYNPSQISTCSHLIILVSKKNIEETYLDGYFRHISEVRDQPVENLDLFRKSITGHFGRQEHDDILNWAEKQSYIVLANLMYAAAIESVDTCPMEGFRQDIIEEILNIDSEKEKVTVTLALGYRSEEDQFQHMKKVRKPNEKLFKFI
- a CDS encoding DUF5689 domain-containing protein, encoding MKKYNSVLKYILVMITALFITGCVHDDKYDDPNLTGYECKTASYYTDPKNGFTKWTLHDLKLKPQNVAIAENAYVEAYVSSSDETGNIYKTLYVQDAPVNPTDGLTVSLDAVSLYTKFPQGSKVYIQVKDLAITTYGGVKQLGMITPAGTRVPEKEIKNRIFRDCEIRENIIPKVMTMSEMVTLNDDFIGCLIQINNVEFDARALCTQFAPNGVTVDKTIGEGWDSVNKKYLKTAAVRNSGFASFANQIVPAGKGKFVGIFSKFNSNYQMYINRVADLDMEGDKDGDGVDEHFARLDGLTSNPCQFSANGLTLKTIAEVKQLNTAANWTEITGDFYVKAQVVANDATGNLYKYVYVEDATGGIRVNMNKLDLFLDNRFRLGKDVYIKLKGLYLKDVNGEIQIGGLFTNSSGTQFGQVEEANMYKSFFDTNTVTRPVVATERTITSLTTADVGRWIKIKDLQFIDGDLGKTYASGTAQTNRTLQDCNGNKILLRTSGLADFGTNTDPRKASATEVEGGKGDVYAIASIFNGTYQLWITRLSDIDLDNPRCDGSVYTPLPVLYKDDFAAGGFSTDWTTVNVAGAQVWATSNQGNGTNYYAVVNGVLNNTNEDWLISKSISLVGKTKAAVNFTSDVRYSGPALQVYATENYTGNPATTTWVALPALLDTNTAAFGDWVSSGNVDLSAFLGKNVRIAFKYTSTPSAAATWEIDDFKIKGQ